The window CCAACTGgatattttgtttttaaacacgTCATTTAACAGTCAGCAAAATGAATAGAACAAGTGTTTGCAGCAGCCGCCGCAATGGTAAGTAACCTTACTactaattaaaacaaaaaaattcccCAGGATGTGCTTAAAATAGCATCTATTGAGCTGCTCTCGTGCTTTCCTGCAGCCACAAAGACAGATCTCAGTTTGCTGCTTGAGTGTTTGAAGTTTCAGATGAAAAGTCCGGATATACAGAAACAAGCCCTTCTCACCATTCACTCTATCTGTGACAAAAGTGGTAACAGACACAATAGATGTGTTGCTAATTTTGGTGATGAAAAAAGTAATATTCATGTATTTAGCACAACAATTTAACATTCTTGTTCCAAATCATTTCAGAGGATAATGTGGACCTGCTAAGAGAACTGGGAGGTGTGGTGTTCTTGTATAATCTTTCCAAATCCAGTAATGTTCAAacagaagtgaaggctgcagcttTCTACACACTTGGCACTTTGGCTGCAGCTAACGGTGGGTGCACAAGTGCACTGAAACACCACATTGATGCGATTTTTACGTGATGGTTGTAATTTAGttatttttctttgtgtttttttcacACGGTAGTATACTGCAAGAATTCTCTGTGCAGAAAAGACATTTTTACAGACATTGCCAGCCTGTTGATGAAAGAAGACCTCTCACTGACACAGAAGAGGGTGTCTGTCTATTTGCTGTTTGTGCTGGTAGCCAACAACAGTAAGGCCACTGCTTCATTTGATTAAAGTTTTCTTTCTTATAATTTGCGCTGAACCCAAGGAGAGCACTTAGACATGTGAGAATATTGCAGGGAAACATATTTTTAACATAATATATGAATAGCAAAAATGTTGACTTCTTACCTTGTTTCGCTGATTATGCATCATGCttatcatttgtgtgtgtgtgtgtgtgtgtgtgtgtgtgtgtgtgtgtgtgtgtgtgtgtgtgtgtgtgtgtgtttcagagtcAGGACAAACTTTAGCCACATCCACTGGCTGCCTAGAGATTCTACTGGACCTTTTCAGGTACCTTATATAGTGCCTGTTTTTAGTAATTTTAAATTCAAGAAAAACCAAtacgtttttttttgttttttttttttttttgcaggagcaatttccccctctcctctacaAATGATTTCAGAACTGTTAGTCAGAGCTACCAGCTTTGGGCGTCGGTGTCTAGTGCTTTATGTGGATGCGTCAACAATCCTCAGAATGGTaaaattatttgtttgtttgttgtagaAAGTGAGCAACATACattatgtagcatgtactgtcacacacacacagtgattgtTTGCTCATCTCACACCAATAAAAGCTGCATATTTTACTTCTAACCTTGCAAAAAAAAGTAATTATCTTTATTTGCATTTCAGTCAAAAGATTAAGGTCTGAATTCAAGTATTTCATTCAATATTAGTGAAATGTATATCTGGCTTGAGATCAGATGCCAGTGTTTCTTTTGCCCTGCAGAGGAAGGTCAGCGTATCTGTGTGGCAGCATTTCCCATTGTAAAACACTGGCTTCAGCAGATTTCTCCACACTGCACGGAAGTATTTCAACCCATATGTTCATTCATTTCAATGACAGTTGCCAACAACTGTAAGTCATCAGCAGTTTCtactaaagtatttttaaaaCTTAAAATCAAGTGTAAAATTTGCTTTGTTTTTGCAGCGTTTGTTCAGGAGAGTTTTTCAGTCTCTGGGGGTTTGGATGTGCTGACGCTCACACTGGTTGGTGTTGCCTCTGCTGCAGAAACAAGCATATTGTCCTACCAGCTGTCTGTTATTATAGCCAAGACCCTGTCAGCTTGCATCACTGATAACCGTGCGTACTTCCCTTGAACGCAATCACTTACAAAGAGTTAACCTGATTAGTTTTCCACCTTCTAATACAATTTCATCCTTCCAGCAAATCTGGCTTCAGGTCTGTCTCAGTATAGCGTGGTGTCCCACCTCTTCTCTCTGCTCACAAGCTCACACACGGACCCCGATGACATACTCTCGGTTTTGCTTTGCATCGGGCTGTGCACTGAGGCTTCAGGTGAGACTAGACAGCTGTAGGACAAGTTGTTGCAGGATATTTTATCATAAGGATTTCATCCACATTTGCAGAAAATCACCAGTCCCAGTTGGTGCAGCGTGGAGGCCTGCCGATCATAATCACCTTCCTCACAGAGGACACAAACGAGGAGGTTAGGAAGGCCGCTGCTTTCATCTTGCAGACGTGCAAACAGGCCAGTAAGTGAAATTAGGAGGTTTGGCATGTATCTAAATTCATGAGTAATTTACTGGAAAATGCTGTTTTAAGAGTTTTCTGATTTGCCTTTTCAGCCTTGAGCTTAGAAGTACACGGTCTGGTGCAAACACAGGTTGGAAACGAAGAGCCCCTTAGAGACATTGGAGGCTTCCGAGCTGCAGCCAGAGAAATGTTGCAAAGGATTGAAGCACTGGAGAAGAATCAGCTGAAGGTCAGATGTGCACCCAAACACTCACATGTGTCAGTGTTCATTATGGTGACTGATTATGTGTGATTATGTGGATTAGGAAGCTGACGATGAGCAGGAAGACGTTAACGATTCAGATTCAACTGAAGGTGAAATTCCTATGTCTCAGTTCCCAGTTGTACTTCCACCACAGAGAAGGGAACCCATCAGACCCAGCCAAACACAGAAGCGTGTACAGAAAGGCTGCGACGGCTGCATTAACCTTCACAAATGCACAGCTGATAAACACAATATTAGTCAACAGAAGGGATTTAGGAAATCACAAACCAATCAGTGGGATCTGATGTGTTCAGAGGACCAGGAAGGAGACCCCATGTCCTCTCTTGTGTCGCCACTAGAGAGCAGCAGCGAGTCACACCTCCCAAACAAGTCAGTGATACAGTTTACTAACAGAAAAGAAGAAATATGTGCTTAATCATT is drawn from Nothobranchius furzeri strain GRZ-AD chromosome 4, NfurGRZ-RIMD1, whole genome shotgun sequence and contains these coding sequences:
- the terb1 gene encoding telomere repeats-binding bouquet formation protein 1 isoform X1, whose protein sequence is MNRTSVCSSRRNATKTDLSLLLECLKFQMKSPDIQKQALLTIHSICDKSEDNVDLLRELGGVVFLYNLSKSSNVQTEVKAAAFYTLGTLAAANVYCKNSLCRKDIFTDIASLLMKEDLSLTQKRVSVYLLFVLVANNKSGQTLATSTGCLEILLDLFRSNFPLSSTNDFRTVSQSYQLWASVSSALCGCVNNPQNEEGQRICVAAFPIVKHWLQQISPHCTEVFQPICSFISMTVANNSFVQESFSVSGGLDVLTLTLVGVASAAETSILSYQLSVIIAKTLSACITDNPNLASGLSQYSVVSHLFSLLTSSHTDPDDILSVLLCIGLCTEASENHQSQLVQRGGLPIIITFLTEDTNEEVRKAAAFILQTCKQATLSLEVHGLVQTQVGNEEPLRDIGGFRAAAREMLQRIEALEKNQLKEADDEQEDVNDSDSTEGEIPMSQFPVVLPPQRREPIRPSQTQKRVQKGCDGCINLHKCTADKHNISQQKGFRKSQTNQWDLMCSEDQEGDPMSSLVSPLESSSESHLPNNQLFRRPLAVWQAKSEKMACSDNFQKNESAWMEKIPRKGHPVSHTRCAGCVLSFEEVTSRTFASLQSSCHNTCDMHLVLREATERFRRQHLNFALMKKQQNDAVAHTHTHSMSASLPKSQRSCECSGVLLTPLNRKSSRSHCRTGHALTPLNRRPVPERRRQTPDSERRGSTTEEPSHTSSDHCSSRRKRQDFSREEVHYLLTGVKKHGFSWNTILWSYPFQPGRTNTDLAKKFRRLMKSNAEEGGVP
- the terb1 gene encoding telomere repeats-binding bouquet formation protein 1 isoform X2 produces the protein MNRTSVCSSRRNATKTDLSLLLECLKFQMKSPDIQKQALLTIHSICDKSEDNVDLLRELGGVVFLYNLSKSSNVQTEVKAAAFYTLGTLAAANVYCKNSLCRKDIFTDIASLLMKEDLSLTQKRVSVYLLFVLVANNKSGQTLATSTGCLEILLDLFRSNFPLSSTNDFRTVSQSYQLWASVSSALCGCVNNPQNEEGQRICVAAFPIVKHWLQQISPHCTEVFQPICSFISMTVANNSFVQESFSVSGGLDVLTLTLVGVASAAETSILSYQLSVIIAKTLSACITDNPNLASGLSQYSVVSHLFSLLTSSHTDPDDILSVLLCIGLCTEASENHQSQLVQRGGLPIIITFLTEDTNEEVRKAAAFILQTCKQATLSLEVHGLVQTQVGNEEPLRDIGGFRAAAREMLQRIEALEKNQLKEADDEQEDVNDSDSTEGEIPMSQFPVVLPPQRREPIRPSQTQKRVQKGCDGCINLHKCTADKHNISQQKGFRKSQTNQWDLMCSEDQEGDPMSSLVSPLESSSESHLPNNQLFRRPLAVWQAKSEKMACSDNFQKNESAWMEKIPRKGHPVSHTRCAGCVLSFEEVTSRTFASLQSSCHNTCDMHLVLREATERFRRQHLNFALMKKQQNDAVAHTHTHSMSASLPKSQRSCVLLTPLNRKSSRSHCRTGHALTPLNRRPVPERRRQTPDSERRGSTTEEPSHTSSDHCSSRRKRQDFSREEVHYLLTGVKKHGFSWNTILWSYPFQPGRTNTDLAKKFRRLMKSNAEEGGVP
- the terb1 gene encoding telomere repeats-binding bouquet formation protein 1 isoform X3 translates to MNRTSVCSSRRNATKTDLSLLLECLKFQMKSPDIQKQALLTIHSICDKSEDNVDLLRELGGVVFLYNLSKSSNVQTEVKAAAFYTLGTLAAANVYCKNSLCRKDIFTDIASLLMKEDLSLTQKRVSVYLLFVLVANNKSGQTLATSTGCLEILLDLFRSNFPLSSTNDFRTVSQSYQLWASVSSALCGCVNNPQNEEGQRICVAAFPIVKHWLQQISPHCTEVFQPICSFISMTVANNSFVQESFSVSGGLDVLTLTLVGVASAAETSILSYQLSVIIAKTLSACITDNPNLASGLSQYSVVSHLFSLLTSSHTDPDDILSVLLCIGLCTEASENHQSQLVQRGGLPIIITFLTEDTNEEVRKAAAFILQTCKQATLSLEVHGLVQTQVGNEEPLRDIGGFRAAAREMLQRIEALEKNQLKEADDEQEDVNDSDSTEGEIPMSQFPVVLPPQRREPIRPSQTQKRVQKGCDGCINLHKCTADKHNISQQKGFRKSQTNQWDLMCSEDQEGDPMSSLVSPLESSSESHLPNNQLFRRPLAVWQAKSEKMACSDNFQKNESAWMEKIPRKGHPVSHTRCAGCVLSFEEVTSRTFASLQSSCHNTCDMHLVLREATERFRRQHLNFALMKKQQNDAVAHTHTHSMSASLPKSQRSCECSGVLLTPLNRKSSRSHCRTGHALTPLNRRPVPERRRQTPDSERRGSTTEEPSHTSSDHCSSRRKRQDFSREEVHYLLTGVKKHGFSWNTILWSYPFQPGRTNTDLAKKFRRLMVK
- the terb1 gene encoding telomere repeats-binding bouquet formation protein 1 isoform X4 — its product is MNRTSVCSSRRNATKTDLSLLLECLKFQMKSPDIQKQALLTIHSICDKSEDNVDLLRELGGVVFLYNLSKSSNVQTEVKAAAFYTLGTLAAANVYCKNSLCRKDIFTDIASLLMKEDLSLTQKRVSVYLLFVLVANNKSGQTLATSTGCLEILLDLFRSNFPLSSTNDFRTVSQSYQLWASVSSALCGCVNNPQNEEGQRICVAAFPIVKHWLQQISPHCTEVFQPICSFISMTVANNSFVQESFSVSGGLDVLTLTLVGVASAAETSILSYQLSVIIAKTLSACITDNPNLASGLSQYSVVSHLFSLLTSSHTDPDDILSVLLCIGLCTEASENHQSQLVQRGGLPIIITFLTEDTNEEVRKAAAFILQTCKQATLSLEVHGLVQTQVGNEEPLRDIGGFRAAAREMLQRIEALEKNQLKFPVVLPPQRREPIRPSQTQKRVQKGCDGCINLHKCTADKHNISQQKGFRKSQTNQWDLMCSEDQEGDPMSSLVSPLESSSESHLPNNQLFRRPLAVWQAKSEKMACSDNFQKNESAWMEKIPRKGHPVSHTRCAGCVLSFEEVTSRTFASLQSSCHNTCDMHLVLREATERFRRQHLNFALMKKQQNDAVAHTHTHSMSASLPKSQRSCECSGVLLTPLNRKSSRSHCRTGHALTPLNRRPVPERRRQTPDSERRGSTTEEPSHTSSDHCSSRRKRQDFSREEVHYLLTGVKKHGFSWNTILWSYPFQPGRTNTDLAKKFRRLMKSNAEEGGVP